Part of the Bacillus cereus group sp. RP43 genome is shown below.
AAAGAGAAAAATAGCAATAAGAGCTATTCCTATTAATTCTTTTGAAACTCTATTAAAGACCAACACTATCGCCCCACTTTATTCATATTAAATCATATGCTTGCCCAAATATTCCATACAACTACAACACAAATTTTATAGTCTATTCCTATTCTCAAATCGTAATCATTATGATTTATTATTGATTTTTTCTTTTTTGTCATTTAATATAAAACGTAACGATTACGATTTAAAGAGGAGAGATTATTTTATGAAAAAAGTACCTATCACTGTATTAAGCGGCTTTCTAGGAGCTGGAAAAACCACCTTACTACATCACATTTTGACTAATAAGAACGACTTAAAAGTAGCTGTTATCGTTAATGATATGAGCGAATTAAACATTGATGCGTCCCTTATAAAAAAGGGGGGTTTTTCACGTACGGAAGAGAGATTAGTAGAAATTCAAAACGGTTGTATTTGTTGTACACTACGAGAAGATTTAATAATAGAGGTGAATCGTCTTGTTGAGAACGGTGATATTGACTATATTGTTATTGAATCTTCTGGTATAAGCGAGCCTATTCCAGTTGCTCAAACATTTACTTACACTGACGAAGTCCTTAACATTGATTTAACGAAAAATTGTCGTCTCGATACGATGGTTACAGTTGTAGATGCAAATAGATTTTGGGATGATTTTGCAGATGGAGATAGTTTATTAGACCGGAAGCAGGCAATCAATGAAAATGATACTCGGGAAGTTATTGATTTATTAATAGATCAAATTGAGTTTGCCAATGTCATTATTCTTAATAAGGTAGATTTACTAGAAAAAGAAGATATGATAGAACTCCATCATTTGCTCCAGAAATTAAATCCAGATGCAAAAATTATTGAGTCTTCATTTAGCCAAGTACCATTACAAAAAGTTTTAAATACGAATTTATTTAATTATGAAGAAGCTAGTCAGTCAGCTGGATGGATGCAAGAATTAAATAGCGAACATCATACACCGGAAACGGAAGAATACGGTATCAACTCCTTTGTGTACCGTCGTAAACACCCATTTCACCCTGAGCGACTTATGCATTGGTTAGAAAAATGGCCTCTAGATGTTGTAAGAGCAAAGGGGTTTTTCTGGCTCGCCTCTCGCAATAATATGATAGGGCTTCTATCTCAAGCAGGTTCCTCTATTACAATTCAAGGTGCTGGTGAATGGATAGCGGCATTACCTAAGGCTGAAAAAAATCAAATCATTACAGAAGAACCAGAAGTATTGAAAAACTGGGATGAACGATATGGAGATCGAATAACTGAACTTGTATTTATCGGCATCGATATGAATCGTTCTATTATCGAACACTCATTAGATGATTGTCTATTAACAGAAAAAGAAATGAAACAAGATTGGAATACATTTTTTGATTCTATTCCCGCTTTTACTTTCACTTCATAACAAAAAATA
Proteins encoded:
- a CDS encoding GTP-binding protein translates to MKKVPITVLSGFLGAGKTTLLHHILTNKNDLKVAVIVNDMSELNIDASLIKKGGFSRTEERLVEIQNGCICCTLREDLIIEVNRLVENGDIDYIVIESSGISEPIPVAQTFTYTDEVLNIDLTKNCRLDTMVTVVDANRFWDDFADGDSLLDRKQAINENDTREVIDLLIDQIEFANVIILNKVDLLEKEDMIELHHLLQKLNPDAKIIESSFSQVPLQKVLNTNLFNYEEASQSAGWMQELNSEHHTPETEEYGINSFVYRRKHPFHPERLMHWLEKWPLDVVRAKGFFWLASRNNMIGLLSQAGSSITIQGAGEWIAALPKAEKNQIITEEPEVLKNWDERYGDRITELVFIGIDMNRSIIEHSLDDCLLTEKEMKQDWNTFFDSIPAFTFTS